In Solanum lycopersicum chromosome 5, SLM_r2.1, the following are encoded in one genomic region:
- the LOC101246135 gene encoding ATP-citrate synthase alpha chain protein 2, with product MARKKIREYDSKRLLKEHFKRLGGYDLAIKSAQVTESTDINELAEKEPWLNSTKLVVKPDMLFGKRGKSGLVALNLDLAQVATFVKERLGKEVEMGGCKGPITTFIVEPFIPHNEEFYLNIVSDRLGCSVSFSECGGIDIEENWDKVKTISVPTGTSFTSEICAPLVATLPLEIKGVIEEFLKVIYALFQDLDFTFLEMNPFALVEGKPYPLDMRGELDDTAAFKNFKKWGNIEFPLPFGRVMSATESFIHGLDEKTSASLKFTVLNPKGRIWTMVAGGGASVIYADTVGDLGYASELGNYAEYSGAPNEEEVLQYARVVIDCATANPDGRKRALVIGGGIANFTDVAATFSGIIRALKEKESKLKAARMHIYVRRGGPNYQKGLAKMRSLGEEIGIPIEVYGPEETMTGICKQAIECISAAA from the exons atggccAGGAAGAAGATCAGAGAGTATGATTCAAAGAGATTGTTGAAAGAGCATTTCAAGAGACTTGGAGGTTATGATTTGGCTATCAAATCTGCACAG GTGACAGAGTCTACTGACATCAATGAGCTAGCAGAGAAGGAGCCTTGGCTCAACTCAACAAAGTTGGTTGTAAAGCCTGATATGTTGTTTGGCAAGCGTGGAAAGAGTGGACTAGTCGCCTTGAATCTTGATCTTGCTCAAGTTGCTACTTTTGTGAAGGAGCGTCTTGGCAAAGAG GTGGAGATGGGCGGATGCAAAGGTCCCATCACAACCTTCATTGTTGAGCCATTCATCCCCCACAATGAAGAGTTTTATCTTAATATTGTCTCGGATAGGCTTGGTTGCAGCGTAAGCTTTTCTGAATGCGGAGGAATTGACATCGAAGAGAACTGGGACAAG GTTAAGACCATCTCTGTGCCGACTGGGACTTCTTTTACATCAGAGATATGTGCTCCACTTGTAGCCACTCTACCATTGGAG ATTAAGGGTGTCATTGAGGAGTTCCTCAAAGTGATTTACGCTCTATTTCAAG ATCTCGACTTCACTTTCCTAGAGATGAACCCTTTCGCATTGGTTGAAGGGAAGCCTTATCCTCTCGATATGAGGGGAGAGCTTGATGACACTGCTgctttcaagaacttcaaaaa GTGGGGAAATATTGAATTTCCATTGCCATTTGGAAGGGTTATGAGTGCTACAGAGAGCTTCATTCACGGGCTTGATGAAAAG ACAAGTGCATCTTTGAAGTTCACAGTCTTGAACCCCAAGGGGCGAATTTGGACTATGGTTGCTGGTGGAGGAGCTAGTGTCATTTATGCCGATACT GTAGGTGATCTTGGATATGCTTCTGAGCTTGGGAACTATGCAGAGTACAGTGGTGCTCCCAATGAAGAAGAGGTCTTGCAGTATGCTAGAGTTGTAATTGAT TGTGCCACTGCAAACCCTGATGGTCGTAAGAGAGCCCTTGTGATTGGTGGTGGAATAGCCAATTTCACTGATGTTGCTGCTACATTTAGTGGTATTATTCGAGCTCTTAAGGAGAAG GAGTCAAAACTTAAAGCTGCAAGAATGCATATCTATGTTAGAAGAGGAGGTCCAAACTACCAAAAAGGTCTTGCAAAAATGAGGTCTCTTGGTGAGGAAATTGGCATCCCAATTGAG GTTTATGGACCTGAGGAAACCATGACTGGCATCTGCAAACAGGCTATTGAGTGCATCAGTGCAGCTGCATAA